The Bacteroidota bacterium region AAAGAGTATGCAGATGATATACATACTCATGCTCTGGAACCGGGTAAACAGATAGATTCTATAAATAAGATAATGCTTAAGCATAGTGTTTCGCGGGAGACAGCAAAAACAGTTCTCAGTCATTTGGCTGATGAGGGGCTAATAGTGAAAGTTCCCGGGAAGGGTTCTTTTGTAGCCGAGCCTGAAAACATTGTGAATAAGTGGGGACTTATTTTACCCATGTATTCATCAAATATGGAGGAGTTGATTTATAAGTTAACACTACTTGCGGATGAATATAATATGGAGTTGGAGTATTACTTGCATTACAATAATGCAGATGAAGAGGTAAGGTTAGTGAGTTCTCTTGTTCAGCATGGCTATGATACTCTGTTTATAGTTCCTAATTATAACGAGAAGCTAACATCTAATTTTTATTCGAAGCTTAGGGTTAGTAATAGCAAGTTGTTTTTAGTTGATTATACAATGTCAGGTTCGTCGTTTAACTATGTAATTCAGAGTTACGATTTAGGTGTACGGAGAGCGGCTGAACATTTGACTAGAAATAATGACGGCAATTTTCTTTTCGTAAAAGATTCGGCTTGGTCCAGTGTAAATATGGTAGCGGAATCTATGATAATATCATTAGAAAATTATGCCTTATCTCAGGATGATAGAGAAGTTTTCTCGGTTAATAATCATCATGAAATAACCCGTAAGTATATTGAAGATAATTCAATCGGAGGTATTATATGTTATAAGGATATTGACGCTATTAAGATATATGACAAGTTAAAGAAAATGGGGTTTAATTTTCCTACTGACATTTCGCTTGTGAATTATGGAAATACTGAGTTAATAGGAATATTGGATTCCGGTATTACCGCTATTGATTGTTTGTATGGCGACATGGTTGATAAGATCAGACTGATGTACAACAGTAATAATGAAGAGAAAGAACAACATGTTGTTCTTCCTGAGTTGATAATAAGGAGTACGTAGTAAATAAAAGACATTGTAAATGGAGAAAATACAATGCTATAATAAAAATAAGAGAAAAACAGATTAACAAAATTAATTGAATGTATTATGAATTTATTAGAAAATATAGCTCACACAGTAGAATTTGGAAAGATTAACGAAAAATCACCATATCCACCAAATATGAAAGGTCAGGATGGAGCAGATGAGTATGTTAAGCAGGCTTTAGATGAGGGACTTGATGCTAACACTGTATTACAGGAAGGTCTGATAATAGGAATGGAAAAAATTGGAGTGAAATTTAAAGCAAACGAAGTATTTGTACCTCAGGTGTTGATGTCGGCAAAAGCTATGAGTGCGGGTATGAATCACCTTAAGCCTTACTTTAATGACGGATCAGTTCAACGTAAAGGTAAATTCGTAATTGGAACTGTAAAAGGAGATTTACATGATATAGGGAAAAACCTTGTTGCGATGATGTTGGAAGGTAATGGTTACGAAGTAATTGATTTAGGTGTAGATGTAACAGCAGAGAAATTTATTGACGCTGCGAACGAAAATCCCGGTTGTTTTGTTGGGCTATCTGCCTTGTTAACTACTACAATGTCGAATATGGAAGAAATTGTAGCTAGGCTAAAAGAAAACAATTCAGAACAAAAAGTATTTATTGGAGGAGCACCTGTTTCACAGCAATTTGCTGATAAAATTGGAGCAGATTTCTTTAGCCCTGAT contains the following coding sequences:
- a CDS encoding corrinoid protein; this translates as MMNLLENIAHTVEFGKINEKSPYPPNMKGQDGADEYVKQALDEGLDANTVLQEGLIIGMEKIGVKFKANEVFVPQVLMSAKAMSAGMNHLKPYFNDGSVQRKGKFVIGTVKGDLHDIGKNLVAMMLEGNGYEVIDLGVDVTAEKFIDAANENPGCFVGLSALLTTTMSNMEEIVARLKENNSEQKVFIGGAPVSQQFADKIGADFFSPDPQGAIATSNELVGAA
- a CDS encoding substrate-binding domain-containing protein — encoded protein: MNYLPIYKRLIKEYADDIHTHALEPGKQIDSINKIMLKHSVSRETAKTVLSHLADEGLIVKVPGKGSFVAEPENIVNKWGLILPMYSSNMEELIYKLTLLADEYNMELEYYLHYNNADEEVRLVSSLVQHGYDTLFIVPNYNEKLTSNFYSKLRVSNSKLFLVDYTMSGSSFNYVIQSYDLGVRRAAEHLTRNNDGNFLFVKDSAWSSVNMVAESMIISLENYALSQDDREVFSVNNHHEITRKYIEDNSIGGIICYKDIDAIKIYDKLKKMGFNFPTDISLVNYGNTELIGILDSGITAIDCLYGDMVDKIRLMYNSNNEEKEQHVVLPELIIRST